From the genome of Mucilaginibacter paludis DSM 18603:
AACGCTAATGTTTATAAAGATGGTCGTTTACTGGCTATCAAAACAGGTGTTGCTCCTCAGCAAAAAGCAGTATTTGAGTTTAAACCTACCATTTGGATTGGCGTTACCTCTCAGGTTACAGAAGGCCAATTGATGAATTCTGCCATTATTTCACAGATCAATACCGAAATATCATTGTTTGGTATCAAGAGCGCCGATATTATAATGGGCGGCGGCGGCCCCGGCCCGGGCTCTACTGCATTTACGTTTACGCTGCAAAATGTTGTTTACGCCTGATTTTACTTCTCACCCAACCCGGGGAAACTATTTCCCGGGTTGTTTTATTCATCTTATAAAACAGCTCATCATGACTGATTTTATCGTACATTACACAATAAAAATCTCCTCTGAATTCTCTAAAATAATACCCGGTAAAAATACCCCGGTTATTAACTATAGTATTATTCGCACAGGTGACAATCTCGTTTTAAGTGAAGGTTCGTTAACCGGAACTGCAACCAGTGATGTAAGTGAAGTCACGCCAGACTGCTTCTTTATCGACGGTAAACTGAGCACACAATTAAATGATCATGAAATTGTATTGAAAGGCGATTTCAAGTACGGCCAGAAAAATGCGCCCACACCGTACAACCGTTTTGAGGGAACCATCGCAATATACCAATTGACAGATCCATACCCAAAACCAGAACCGCCTTCACCGCCAGAACCGCCATTGCCACCGGTTTCAGAAGTTTAAACCTGCCATTTGGATTGGCGTTGCCTCGCAGATTACAGAAGGCCAATGGATGACTCCGCCATTATTTCACAGCTCAATACCGAAATATCATTGTTTGGTATCAAGAGCGCCGATATTTAATGGGCGGCGGCCCCCGCTCTACCGCACTTATGTTTACGCTGCAAATTGTTGTTTACGCCTGATTTTACTGCTCACCCAACCCGGGAAACTATTTCCCGGGTTGTTTTATTCATTTTATAAAACAGCTCATCATGACTGATTTTATCGTAAATAAAGCAATAAAAATCTCCTCTGAATTCTCTAAAAGAACACCTGAGAAAAATATCCCAGGTATTAACTATAGTATTATTCGCATAGGAGACAATTACGCTTTAACTTCAGGTTCCTTAACGGGAACTACAATCAGTGATGTAAGTGAATCCACGCCCGACGGCTTCTTTATTAAAGGTGGCCTGAGCACACAATTAAATGATTATGAAATTGTATTGAGAGGCGATTTCGACTATGGCCAGAACAACGCGCCCACACCGGCCAACCGTTTTGAAGGAACCATCGCAATATACCAATTGACAGCTCCATACCCAAAACCAGTGCCTCCTTCACCGCCAGAACCGCCACTGCCACCAGTTTCAGAAAGCAATGCTGATAGCTTTACAGGCAATTTATCAATTGATGCGCCGCTGTTTCCATATATCTACGTTAAACCCTGGCCGGCAGAAACAATGCTGAGCAACTCGCAACACTTTATAAGTTACCCGGCTGAAAAAGCCGGAACGTTTTCCTTATATTGCTTGTTGGTACCCCAAGCTCAGCTGGCTAACCGGAAGGAGATGGAAAACTTGGCGATCCGTTTTTTACAAAACGAAGATTCTTTTGCCGGGCAATATTTTTACAACCTGCAACAAGTACCGGCGCCATTCAACACTTTTCCTGATGTTTATAACTTGCTTCGCGAAGCGAGCCGGGTTGATGAACTTGAAAACTCACTTTTAAATTTTTTTAAATATGATGATTACGATACATTAACCTCACTTTGCCATTCGCCAGTCAACGCCGCAATTATTGACCAGGTATGGCAAAACTATTTTGCCCTTACTATAGCCAACGGGTATAATGAAACCTTTTTTATTGCCCTAAATAAAATATTGTTGGTATGGAATATCATGCAGCAATTTTATGTGGAACTGCCCGAGCAAGGCTTAACTTTTACAACAGAATGGCTACATAAATTATTGAAAGCTACCATCGTTTTACCTGGTATTCCGGCTAAGGGAGCAAAGGCAACCCATCCAGAAGTATTTACCATGCCAGTATTTCCTCTTCCACCTTATACAGGTAGTGTACGCGTTGATACAAAAAGCTGGCTGGTGCCTTATGCAATAGGTCAGCTAAAAGTGGCCAAATATCGTTTACTTCGCTACCAGCAGGGCGAAGTGGCGCAAATACAAAATATTTTAAAAGGCGAACAAAAGAAAATTGTAAGCCGCAGCTTAACCAATACCAGAGAGCAAACTACGTTGCAGGATAACAATAGCACCGACTCTGGTAACGAATCAAAGGAAACGACAGGGGAATTGTGTATAGAGGCGCAAAAAACAGTTGCAGCTTTAACAAAAACGGTTGCCTACAATAACCTGAGTACTTCGTACGGGCCACCTACACAGGGCATTCTTAACGGGTCGTATACAAAAACAATAACACATGCCGATCCGTCATCTTCAGAAGATACCAATACCTTTACTTCGCTGGTGCTTAATAAAACGCTTAACCGGATTAACGAAGCTGTTTTGAAATCAAGATCTTTTTCAAAATACAGCGAACGGGAAGAAACAACGAGCAGCATCTTTAATAACACCACCGGCACTGAAAATTTAAGGTGTATATACCGGTGGGTAAATAAAGTTTATCGTATTGGCGTTCACAACTATGGTTATCGTTTTTTACTTGAATTACAGCTCGATAGCCCGGCTTCTGGCTTTATAGCATCGCAGCAAGCGTTAAATAACATAAACCTTGCAAAACCCTTATCTCCCGCAGATAATCAAATTAATTGTTTTGACAATGTAAGCGCTCAAAACTATGCAAAGCTGGTAAACTCCTTCCATCTCACCAAACTGTTGCCACCGCCAGAGCCGGTTGTTATCAGTGTAACCTTGGTTCCCGGCGAATCAGAAAAAAGCATCATCATACCTGCGGGTTATGCTGCTGGCACAGCAATAATTACGGCTCAGTCCGCCGCAGGAGTAACATCAACTAACGCAACCGGGATTATTAGTTCCACGGCTTTTACAATAACAAATGGCAGCATCGCTCCTGTAAACCCCATTACGCTCAATAATGAAACCGGGCAAGTTCAGTTGGTTATAATTGGCGATAATTTACCCGACGGACAAACAGCGCAAACAAAAGGCATTATATTGAACGTGGTGATAACATGTACAGTTGCGGACACAAAAATGAATGAATGGAAGATGACCGTTTTTAATGAAATTAACCAGGCGTATGAGAAGATGATGGACCGATACGATCACGATATAACGAGTTTCGCCAGCCGGCATCAACAAACAAATCAATTACAAATAACCAGCATCGAGCGGACAAGCATTTATAAAAACTGCCTGGATATGATGCTAAATATTTATGCCCAAAAGGTAGGCCATGACGATCAATTATCACCGCCTTCGTTTTCTGTTAATAGGCAACAATACACACAGTTTTTACAGAAAGCCATTGAATGGGATGAAATGACTTATCGGTTTGATGATTATCCCGATAATCCAGACCAAATGCCCAGATGTAGTGATAGTTCATTGAGGCCATTTTTACAGGCATCAAGTGCCACTGTTTTTCTTCCTGTAAAACCGGAGTGTAATTTTCATTTGCTCTACTACTTATCCGCCGGTGCTATTTGGGGGGCCGAATATCCATTTGTGCCGATAAATGACGTCGATTTGAAGATAGCGGCTCATTTAAAGCAAATAAAAAGTTGGGACAAAACCGATAGAGAAGAGAAACATCTCGACATCATCGTACCAACCGATATGCAAGTAGTACAGGAAGGTAATCAATTACCCGATTATTCACTTTTTAAATAGATAATTATGCACCCGCATCATCACAGACACAGTCATTTACCCATGATGCCTACCGGAGTTCCAATTGGAGCCGTAATAGCTTTTGCCGGAAAAATATCACCACCGCTACCACTACCATTAAAGCTACCAGTACAGGATCAGCCTTTAAACAGCACAATTACAGAAAGCCAGGGATGGATGATATGCGATGGCCGGAAGTTGAATTGCGCGGATTATGGGATGTTATTCGCTGTATTGGGTACAACATACAATAGAAAGGATGACAAGGGTGCAGTATTCAGGATTCCAGACTACCGTGGGTATTTTTTGCGAATGGTGGACATGGCCAGTGGGAACGACCCGGACATTGCCAACAGGATATTACCCGATACTTCGGCAAGCATTGATGTAGGCTCGATTGAACAAGATGCTGTTCAGTATCACCTCCATAAATACACACAGCCGCAGGAAGCCATTACCATCAAAATTGCCGACCAAGGTTCGGCAAAAGTGGTGCCGACTATTAAAGCAGATATCAATTCAGGAGAGGCGGTAACAGATCATGGCAAAACGCCGCCCCCGCCCGCAAAAAACCAATCACAGCCATCGGCAGATTATTCCGAAGTAAAGTTGAGCTTTGAAACGAGGCCCAAAAACGTGTCTGTTTATTACATTATAAAATTCATATAGCTAACAAAAAAACTCATTAATCTTAAAAATCAAACTCATGTCTTTCAACGCATTTATAAACATAGCTCAACCGGCTGGCAGCAATAGCTGCGGGGCATTTGCACTGGCAGCACTGCTACAGAATTTTGGGCTCCAACAGCAAAATCAGCAAGCGTATTTATTAAATACAGAAAATATGGCATCAGGATACACCCAGCCGGGGCCAGAAGTTTCGTACAATAACGACCCGCTTGCTTTCGCTCAAAGTATTTACCAGGTTACCGGGATTTTAAACACAGATGCCACAAATGCTGTTTACCAGTATCTTAATCCGGTTTCGGATATGAACCCGCCATCCGCGCTGGTGTATATTGCTACACTATTTGGTTATCCGCCAGACCGTATAACCGTTCAATATAATAATGCCGGAATGAATATGTTCAGCAGTTTGCATGTCACTAATGCAGGTGCGGGAGGTACGCTTTTAAACACTGAAATTACGCTGCTCGCCGGCATTAACGATGCCGGCAATATGATAATAGCCGGGCCGGTAAACTATAGCAACCGCCCGAACAACACCCAGTTGCAAATGATTCTTGTGGACAACGGCACTCATTGGATTGCACTAAACAGCACCCAGCTTTATGACCCTGGCACCGGTGAAGTTGGCTCGTATACCGATCCTGTGGACAACGGAGGAGTATGGTCATGTACCTGCCCTGGGACAAACCGCACCTATGATTTTTCGGGAATCTGGATACAATTAAGGATTAACTGATCATCAATTTTCCAATTGAATTTTATGGGGTATTCCGATGGTGCATAACAGGCACCATCCCATTCAACAATAACCGCTTCCATCAAAACTCAATTTTTACGGAAATATCAACTGATGATCTTTCTTCCACGTTCCGAGTTCAGCACTACAACGGCACTTACATTTCGCCTGGTAATGGTAATAACAGTAGTAAGCGCTCAACCTTTTGATGCGCTGACGGTAAGCATCCGCTGATACTTCGGGCAAATGAGATAACCGCGTAAAGGCAAGTTGTCCCATCGAAATAATCTTTGGCCCGGTGTAATTAGTTTTACCTTTCAGCAAATAATGTTTCGTGTAATCTGATTATAAGTAATTTCAGTTTAATCTGTCATTTTATTTGTTAATGTAACATTAACAAGAGCACCTTATATTTGCGGCAAAAAAGAGAAATAAATGCCTGATCTGATCGATAGATTACAAAAAAGTGATGAGCAGGCATTTGCTGATATTTTTCAGGCTTATTGGAAAAAACTTTTTGCAGCTGCCTACAGGCGCGTTAATGACGAACAATTGGCGCAGGATATAACCCAGGAAATATTTATGCAGCTTTGGGACAAACGGGAAAGCCTGAATGTGACTACCGCGAACCTGGAGTTTTATCTGTTAAGGAGCGTTAAAAATAAAGTGATCAATCATTTTAATTCCAGCCAGGTAAAGCAACATGTGCTTCAAAAAGTAATGTACCGCATGGAAGAAATGCAGGATGAGGTCCACGATCCTAAACGCTACCGGGAACTGGAATCGTTTGTAGCGTCTGAAGTTGATCGTTTTCCGCAAACCATGAAAGCCATCTTCCTGATGCGGAGCGACCAGCTATCCATCAGGCAGATAGCCCAAAACCTGAACCTGGCAGAGCAAACCGTAAAAAACAATATCACAGAGGCCCTTAACCGTCTGCGTTCCTCCTTAAATAAAAAATTTATGGATGAGGACCTGGCAGTATTATTCGTTGCGGCCACCCTATTAATAAAACATTAACATAACCGTAATAATTATTTAAGGTACCTCTGGCCTCTTTACCTGTGTATGATGTAAATAACCCATACTACAGGTGAGGAAAAGAAATTTTAAAACACTGCTGCGCAAATACGCCAAACGCAAGCTCAACGAAATTGATACCCAGTTGGTGGATGGCTGGTATGACTCTTTCGGCTATGCGGAAAACGTCAAACCATTACAAAACGAGAAGACTGCAGTCCGGATTGAGTCTCAGCTTCGCGGCGCGTTAGACCAGCATATTGCCCAAAAAAAGCAAGTCCGTCAATTGAATTTTTGGCCTTATGCCGCGGCGGCTTCCCTATTCCTTGGGGTGCTATTCACTTTCCTCCATTACCGGTCATCGCAGGCACCAGACTTGCGCCTCGCTTTTGATATAGTAAAAACCTCAAAAGGCGAACTTAAAAAAGTAAAGCTGCCTGATAGTTCTGAAGTATGGATGAACGCGGGTAGTGTGCTTCACTATACATCAGCTACATTTAACCAGCACAGGATTATTTACCTGGACGAAGGAGAGGCTTTCTTCCAGGTGACCAAAGACCCTAAACATCCATTCGAGGTTTATACGTCCAAATTGCACACCCGCGTGTTAGGCACCTCTTTTAATGTAAAAGCTTACGGAAAACTTCACTATACGTCGGTATTGGTTAAAACAGGCCATGTGCGCGTCACCGTTAAAAATATGGAACCAGGGGCTGTTATTACAGCCAGCCAGGGCCTGGTATATAACAATATTACAGGTTTGCTGCAAAGAAATGATCTTCCAGCAGAAGAAAGCGGCAGTTGGGTTAACGGGATCACCATGCTTCATGAAGCGTCGTTTGACGAACTGGCACTGGTGTTTTATAACCGGTATAAACAAAAACTATCATCCACTAATCCGGATGTTCTTAAATACCACTACACCATCACTTTATTACAAAACAAGTCTGTAGAAAGTGCCCTGAAATTAATATGCAATATTCACAATAATCAATACAGGAGGAAGGAAAATGAACTAATTATATACTAAAAAAGCAACCAGCCTGTATACAAGCTGGCTGCGTAAATTAAACAGCCTTTCCGATCGCCAAAAAGTAGAGGCTGTACCCGAGTAATCATTTCTAATTAATTAAACAGATTTTCAAATTTATGAAAAAAAGCAGCTTGCTTATCAGGCAAATTATGCGAATTTCCTTTTTAGTCACCATTCTTTTATTTGTTTTCAGCCAGATCTTATGGGCTGCACGGTCAGATGCGCAAACGATCAAACAAAAAGTCAGTATCGCGATCGGTAACGAAAGCCTTGACCAGGCGTTAGCGCAATTCGGCAAAACGACACATTTACAGCTGGCCTATGACGGCACAGCGCTGGGACTAAAAAAATACACGGTAAAAGCCAAAAACTTCTCTGCTACAACAGCGGCCGAGGTGCTTGAATATCTATTGCAAAACACTAACATCACCTATAAAGAAACAAGTGATGGCATAGTACTGGTGCCTAAAACCAGGCTTAAACAAGGGAAGATCACCGGAATTGTTTTAGATGAAAAAGGCGAAGCATTACCCGGAGCCACCGTAGTGGTAGTAGAAACCGGGGCAGGTACCCAGACCAAACCCGACGGCACCTTTTCTATCCCGGTACAGGTGGGAACTTATACCCTTAAAATTAGCTTTATCGCCTACCAGACCCTGCTCGTTAAAAACGTTGTTGTAGAAGATGGTAAAGAAACGCATCAAAAAATTGCCCTGCAATCCGACAATTCCAAACTGAATGAGGTGGTTGTAGTTGGCTACGGCTCTAAGTTAAAAAGCGAAATTACGGGTGCGGTTTCCAGTATTTCGTCAAAAGATCTGGCAAACCGGCCCATTACCCAGGCATCCCAGGCTTTATACGGGTTAGTACCCGGCGTATACCTGAACACAAGTACCGGGGAAGCCGGTAATAACCAGGCAACCATCCGTATCCGTGGGATAGGAACACTTAATGATGCCAGCGCGTTGATCCTGGTTGACGGAATTGAAGCCCCCCTGGATAATATCAACCCAACAGATATTGAATCTATCAGCGTCCTAAAAGATGCCTCATCTGCGGCTATATATGGTTCGAGGGCTGCCAATGGTGTGGTTTTGGTGACTACCAAGCGCGGTAAGCTAAACAGTAAACCAACCATTGACTATACGGCTTACGCCGGTTTATCAGCCCCTACTGTTTTACCTCAAATGGTGACAGACCCAACCACGTACCTGCAACTATACCGGGAAGCGGCCCTTAACAGCGGAACCAAAGTAGCTTTTACGGATGCCGACATAGCCAGATACGCCAGTCAACCGTCAACCAACTGGCTTGATGTGGCGTTTAAAAAAACAGCGCCCATTCAGCAACATACCATTGCCGTTCGGGGTGGCAGTACCAATACAACCTATAGCCTATCGCTGGGCTATTTAAAACAGGATGGTATTATTAAAGGTAACCAGGATTATAATGCTTATAACATCCGTTCCAACATTGATAATACCATTAGCAAAAAACTGAAAGTTGGGTCATCGATAGCGTATAGCTACGGTTTAACCAATTTAACGCCAAAGGATGTAGCTACGCAAATAGCCGGGAATGCCATTGACAATACGCTAACGGGCAAAGGTAACCTGGCGTTTGAGGGAGGGCTAATGCAGCATCCGATAGTGCCGGTGTACGACGGATTGGGTAGGTATGCTACGCTGGAGCAGGCATTAGGCCTTACCTCGAGCAGAAACAACGAGCAGGCTATCTTAAATAACGAATATGCTGTACAAAAAGACAATAGGCTATTAGGGAATGTTTACGCAGAGTACGAAATCATCAAAGATTTAAAAGTAAAGGGTACCGTAGGCTATAATTATCAGCAAATGGGTTATGTGGATACGCGAAAAGAGTTTTCGCAATACGATCCCGTATCGGGCGCATTGGTTTCCACTGTTTTTCCGGGCAGCCAATTGTATGATATCCAGCGCAACTCACAAAACGTTACCGCTTTTCTGCAAAGCACCTATGAAAAACAGGTAGGCCTCCACAATTTTAAAGCTTTAATAGGTTACAACCAGGAGTCGTCTGTTCAAAAGCAAAACACGGTTGAACAGCTGAATTTTGGATCGACAGATCTTATCACGCTGGGCAGTGGCGCAACAACACCTGTGGCATTGACTACACAGGGCGAATGGGCACTGCGGTCGTTTTTTGGTCGCTTCGACTATAATTTTGATAACAAATACCTGTTTGAATTCAATTTCAGAAGGGATGGGTCTTCCCGGTTTGGTGCCAATAACCGTTATGGTAACTTCCCTTCGGTATCGGGCGGATGGCTGATCAGTAATGAAAAATTTTGGGATGTAAAATTCTTTGATCTTTTAAAACTAAGGGCTTCCTGGGGTAAGCTGGGTAACCAGAATACCGCTTTATATCCTTTTGCCTCGCAGGTGGCGTTAACCAGTAATTACTCTTTCAATAATAACATCAACACTGGCGGGGCCATATCTGTATTAGGCAATCCTGACCTGAAATGGGAACAAACAACTTCCACGGATATTGGGATAGATATGGGATTCTTCAAATCCAAGCTCACCGTAAGCGGAGATTATTTTATTAAAAACACTACAGGGATTCTTACGCAAATCACTAACCCCTTAACGCTTGGTATTACTAATCCAACCATCGTTAATGCCGCCGCAGTACAAAATAAAGGCTGGGAAGCCGATGTTAATTACCAGGATAAAATAGGCAAAGTAAGCATAGGTGCAGGGTTTAATTTTACTTATGTCAACAATGTGGTTAAATCCATTAACCCGAGTCTTTCGGGCGCGGCCGACCAGGTGGAACTGGATCATTCAGCCGATTCCTGGCTGATACGCGGGCAGCCCATCGGCGTAATCTATGGTTACCAGGTGCAGGGTATTTTTCAAAACGCGGCAGAAATAGCAGCAGCCCCAAACCATAGCAAACTTTTTGGAGTAGCTCCACAGCCGGGTGATTTTCGGATAGCGGACATCAATGGAGACGGTGTTATTGACAGTAAGGACAGAACGGTGATAGGCAACAGGCAACCCAAGCTTTTATATGGCTTTAATTTTAAAGCGGGCTATAAGGGCTTTGATTTTTCGGCCCTATTCCAGGGTATTGGCCATGCGGATATTTACCTGTCGCGCAGCGTGGGGCCTTTCCCCTTTGCCGGTATCCGGTCTGTGTGGTTGAACCGCTGGACTCCGGAAAACCCAAGTACCACTTATCCGCGACTTTGGATAGACCGCAATGGTTACAATGGTTCTACCATCGAAATCAATAACGCCTCTTACTGGGTACAAAACAGGGCTTACCTGCGGCTTAAAAACGTTCAGCTGGCTTATACTATTCCTAAATCGGTGCTCAGTAAAACATTTATCCAAAACCTGAGGGTGTATGTAAACGCGCAGAACCTGCTCACCTTTACGCCATTGAAAGACTTTGATCCGGAAAGACAGGATCAAACCCAATATGGTACATCATCATTGCCACAACTTAAAATATTTACCGCCGGTTTAAATCTTACTTTCTAATTTATGGAAACTTTAAACACAAAGTTCAAAACATTAATCATCCTGTTGCTGGTTGTCTCCCTCGTTTCCTGTAAAAAGGATTTTCTGACCAGGCTACCCCAAGACACCTTATCACCGGATAACTTTTATAATAACGCAGCTAATTTAAAAATCGGCTTAACCGGTGTTTATAATACGCTTCAGAACGCACAGTTATTTGATAAGATCCCGGAGTTGGATGCCATATCAGATAACAGTATGCTTTTTAAATACGAAACCGACCTGATTGCTTTTTCGCAGGGTAATGCTTACGCCAATATTACCAACACAATGCCTAACTATTATGGGCAGCCTTACATTTTAATACAGCGGGCCAACGAATTGCTGGATAATATTAATGCTCCTGGTAATATCACCCAGGCAGACCGCAATGATTACCAGGCAGAAGCGCGTGCCCTAAGGGCCATAGCTTACATGCGCCTGGTGTATTTATTTGGCGATGTGCCGTTATACACCACCTTTATAGATAAAGCAACTTCACTCACATTGACCCGTACCTTAAGGGATAAAGTGATTGCCTTCATCGTAACTGAACTACAGGCATCGGCAGCTGTTTTAGGTACCAAACCTTATAACAATGAAAAA
Proteins encoded in this window:
- a CDS encoding TonB-dependent receptor, which encodes MKKSSLLIRQIMRISFLVTILLFVFSQILWAARSDAQTIKQKVSIAIGNESLDQALAQFGKTTHLQLAYDGTALGLKKYTVKAKNFSATTAAEVLEYLLQNTNITYKETSDGIVLVPKTRLKQGKITGIVLDEKGEALPGATVVVVETGAGTQTKPDGTFSIPVQVGTYTLKISFIAYQTLLVKNVVVEDGKETHQKIALQSDNSKLNEVVVVGYGSKLKSEITGAVSSISSKDLANRPITQASQALYGLVPGVYLNTSTGEAGNNQATIRIRGIGTLNDASALILVDGIEAPLDNINPTDIESISVLKDASSAAIYGSRAANGVVLVTTKRGKLNSKPTIDYTAYAGLSAPTVLPQMVTDPTTYLQLYREAALNSGTKVAFTDADIARYASQPSTNWLDVAFKKTAPIQQHTIAVRGGSTNTTYSLSLGYLKQDGIIKGNQDYNAYNIRSNIDNTISKKLKVGSSIAYSYGLTNLTPKDVATQIAGNAIDNTLTGKGNLAFEGGLMQHPIVPVYDGLGRYATLEQALGLTSSRNNEQAILNNEYAVQKDNRLLGNVYAEYEIIKDLKVKGTVGYNYQQMGYVDTRKEFSQYDPVSGALVSTVFPGSQLYDIQRNSQNVTAFLQSTYEKQVGLHNFKALIGYNQESSVQKQNTVEQLNFGSTDLITLGSGATTPVALTTQGEWALRSFFGRFDYNFDNKYLFEFNFRRDGSSRFGANNRYGNFPSVSGGWLISNEKFWDVKFFDLLKLRASWGKLGNQNTALYPFASQVALTSNYSFNNNINTGGAISVLGNPDLKWEQTTSTDIGIDMGFFKSKLTVSGDYFIKNTTGILTQITNPLTLGITNPTIVNAAAVQNKGWEADVNYQDKIGKVSIGAGFNFTYVNNVVKSINPSLSGAADQVELDHSADSWLIRGQPIGVIYGYQVQGIFQNAAEIAAAPNHSKLFGVAPQPGDFRIADINGDGVIDSKDRTVIGNRQPKLLYGFNFKAGYKGFDFSALFQGIGHADIYLSRSVGPFPFAGIRSVWLNRWTPENPSTTYPRLWIDRNGYNGSTIEINNASYWVQNRAYLRLKNVQLAYTIPKSVLSKTFIQNLRVYVNAQNLLTFTPLKDFDPERQDQTQYGTSSLPQLKIFTAGLNLTF
- a CDS encoding phage tail protein; this translates as MHPHHHRHSHLPMMPTGVPIGAVIAFAGKISPPLPLPLKLPVQDQPLNSTITESQGWMICDGRKLNCADYGMLFAVLGTTYNRKDDKGAVFRIPDYRGYFLRMVDMASGNDPDIANRILPDTSASIDVGSIEQDAVQYHLHKYTQPQEAITIKIADQGSAKVVPTIKADINSGEAVTDHGKTPPPPAKNQSQPSADYSEVKLSFETRPKNVSVYYIIKFI
- a CDS encoding FecR family protein; the encoded protein is MRKRNFKTLLRKYAKRKLNEIDTQLVDGWYDSFGYAENVKPLQNEKTAVRIESQLRGALDQHIAQKKQVRQLNFWPYAAAASLFLGVLFTFLHYRSSQAPDLRLAFDIVKTSKGELKKVKLPDSSEVWMNAGSVLHYTSATFNQHRIIYLDEGEAFFQVTKDPKHPFEVYTSKLHTRVLGTSFNVKAYGKLHYTSVLVKTGHVRVTVKNMEPGAVITASQGLVYNNITGLLQRNDLPAEESGSWVNGITMLHEASFDELALVFYNRYKQKLSSTNPDVLKYHYTITLLQNKSVESALKLICNIHNNQYRRKENELIIY
- a CDS encoding RNA polymerase sigma factor, which gives rise to MPDLIDRLQKSDEQAFADIFQAYWKKLFAAAYRRVNDEQLAQDITQEIFMQLWDKRESLNVTTANLEFYLLRSVKNKVINHFNSSQVKQHVLQKVMYRMEEMQDEVHDPKRYRELESFVASEVDRFPQTMKAIFLMRSDQLSIRQIAQNLNLAEQTVKNNITEALNRLRSSLNKKFMDEDLAVLFVAATLLIKH